TCGTTCGCCGCCGAGGTCGCCTGGTCGGTCGGCGCGGAGGGCCCGGCGTCGGTCGTGTCGACCGGCTGCACCTCGGGGCTCGACTCGGTCGCCCTGGCGTGCGAGCTGATCCGCGAGGGCACCGCGGACGTGATGGTCGCGGGGGCCACGGACGCCCCGATCTCACCGATCACCGTCGCGTGCTTCGACGCGATCAAGGCGACCACGCCCCGCAACGACGACCCGGAGCACGCGTCCCGGCCGTTCGACCGCACCCGCAACGGTTTCGTGCTCGGCGAGGGCGCGGCGGTCTTCGTGCTGGAGGAGTACGAGAGCGCGCGGAAGCGCGGCGCGCAGCTCTACGCCGAGATCGCCGGCTACGCGTCGCGGTGCAACGCCTTCCACATGACCGGGCTGCGGCCCGACGGCGCGGAGATGGCCGAGGCCATCCGGGTGGCGATGGACGAGGCGCGGGTCAACCCCGAGGACATCGACTACGTCAACGCGCACGGGTCGGGCACCAAGCAGAACGACCGCCACGAGACCGCCGCGTTCAAGCACAGCCTGGGCGAGCACGCCTACCGCACACCGGTCAGCTCCATCAAGTCGATGGTCGGCCACTCGCTCGGCGCGATCGGCTCGATCGAGATCGCCGCGTCCGTGCTGGCGATGCGGCACGACGTGGTGCCGCCCACGGCGAACCTGTCCACACCGGACCCGGAGTGCGACCTGGACTACGTGCCGCGCGAGGCGCGCGAGTGGCGCACGGACACGGTGCTCACGGTGGGCAGCGGTTTCGGCGGATTCCAGACCGCGATGGTGCTCGCCCAGCCCGACCGGGGGCGCGCGTGAGCGCCGCACCGGTGGTGGTGACCGGCCTGGGTGTCACCGCGCCCAACGGCCTGGGCACGGCCGAGTACTGGGCCGCGACGCTGGCGGGTCGCGGCGGGATCGGGCCGATCACCCGGTTCGACGCGACGGGCTACCCGGCGCGGCTGGCGGGCGAGGTGCCCGGCTTCGAGGCGAGCGAGCACCTGCCGAGCAGGCTGCTGCCGCAGACCGACCACATGACCAGGCTCGCGCTGGTGGCCGCGGACTGGGCGTTGGCCGACGCGGGCGTGACGCCCGGCGAGCTGCCGTCGTTCGACGTGGGCGTGGTGACCTCCAGCTCCGCGGGCGGCTTCGAGTTCGGCCAGCGCGAGCTGGAGAACCTGTGGAGCAAGGGCGGCGAGCACGTCAGCGCCTACCAGTCCTTCGCCTGGTTCTACGCGGTGAACACCGGCCAGATCTCGATCCGCAACGGGGCGCGCGGACCCAGCGGCGTGGTGATCAGCGACCAGGCGGGCGGCCTGGACGCGGTCGCCCAGGCGCGCCGCCAGATCCGCCGGGGCACCGGCCTGATCGTCTCCGGCGGGGTGGACGGGTCGATCTGCCCGTGGGGCTGGGCGGCGCGTCTCGCGGACGACCGGCTCAGCACGACCGACGAGCCCGACCGCGCCTACCTGCCGTTCGACCCGGCCGCCGCCGGGCACGTACCGGGCGAGGGCGGCGCGATCCTCGTGCTGGAGGACCGCGAGTTCGCCCGCCGGCGGGGCGCGGCGCGGGTGTACGGCGAGATCGCGGGCTACGGCGCGACGTTCGACCCCAAGCCCGGCAGCGGGCGGGAACCGGGGCTGCGCCGGGCCGTCGAACTCGCGCTCGCGGACGCCGGGGTCGAGGCGGGCGACGTCGACGTGGTGTTCGCCGACGCCGCCGCGACGCCGGACCTGGACCGGGAGGAGGCCGGGGCGGTCGCCGCGGTGTTCGGGCCGCGCGGGGTGCCGGTGACCGCGCCGAAGACGATGACCGGCCGGCTGCTGTCGGGCGCGGCGGCGCTGGACCTGGTGGCCGCCCTGCTGTCCATCCGGGACGGGGTGATCCCGCCCACCACGAACGTGTCGGCCGATCCGGCGTACGCGCTCGACCTGGTGACCGGCGCGCCGAGGGCCGCGGCGGTCCGCACGGCGCTGGTGCTCGCCAGGGGCCACGGCGGGTTCAACTCCGCCGTGGTGGTGCGCGCCGCGTGACCTCCCACCGCAACGACGAGGACCGAGGAAGACCATGGCCAGTCAGACGATCACCATCGACGACCTCAAGCGCATCCTGCGGGACGCGGCCGGCGCCGACGAGGGGGTGGACCTCGACGGCGACATCCTGGACGCCGAGTTCGCCGAACTCGGGTACGACTCGTTGGCCCTGCTGGAGACCGCGTCGCGGATCACCCGCGAGTACGGCATCAAGCTGGACGACGACGCCGCGGTCGGCGCGACCACACCGCGGGAGCTGCTCAAGGTCATCAATGACGACTGAGGGCGGCACGGCGACCACGACCGCGGGGGCCGCGCTCGACGGCGTCGACTGGACCGTGTGCCCCGGCTGCGACGCGCTGCTCTACGGCAAGCGCCTGGCGCGCAACCACCACGTGTGCCCGGACTGCGGCGCGCACCACCGGCTGACCGCGCACGCCCGGATCGCGCAGCTGCTCGACCCGGAGGGTCTGGAGCTCCTCGACGTCCCGGCCGACGTGCACGACGTGCTGGAGTTCACCGACACCAAGCCCTACCCGGACCGGCTGGCGGCGGCGCGGGCCGCCACCGGCCTGTCCGAGGCGGTGGTGCTCGCCACCGGCACGATCGAGGGCAACCCGGTCGTCGCGGCGGTCATGGACTTCCGCTTCCTCGGCGGGAGCCTCGGCTCGGCCGTCGGCGAGTCGATCACCAGGGCGGCCGAGCTGGCGCTGGCCACCCGGACGCCCCTGCTGATCGTGTCGGCCTCCGGCGGCGCGCGGATGCAGGAGGGCGTGCTGTCGCTGATGCAGATGGCCAAGACCAGCCAGGCCCTGGGCAGGCTGGACGAGGCCGGGGTGCTCACGCTCTCGCTGGTCACCGACCCCACCTACGGCGGCGTGGCGGCGTCCTTCGCGACGCTGTGCGACGTGATCATCGCCGAACCGGGGGCGCGGCTGGGCTTCGCCGGTCCGCGGGTGATCCGGCAGACCATCGGGCAGACCCTGCCCCCGGGTTTCCAGACCGCGGAGTTCCTGCTCGAGCACGGGCTGGTCGACCTGGTGTGCCGCCGCGGCGCGCTGCGGCCGACGCTGGCCCGGCTGCTCTCGGTCGCAGGCGTCGATCGCACGGTCGGCCTCGGCGTGGACCCCGACCGCGCCGGCGGCGGGTCCGCCGCGGGGCCGGAGGTGGTGGTGCGGGACCCGGGGCGGCTGCCCGGGATCGACGCGTGGCAGGCCGTGCGGATCGCGCGCGACCTCGACCGGCCGACCACGCTGGACCACCTCGCGCTGGCGTTCGACGACTTCCAGGAGCTGCACGGCGACCGCGTGGGCGGCGACTGCCCGGCGATCGTCGGCGGCACCGCGCGGCTGGACGGGATGCCGGTGGTGGTGGTCGGGCACCAGAAGGGGCGCACGGTGGGGGAGCTGGTCGCCCGCAACTACGGCATGGCCACCCCCGCCGGGTACCGCAAGGCGGCCCGGCTGGTGCGGCTGGCCGACAAGCTCCGGCTGCCGGTCGTCACGTTCGTGGACACCCCCGGCGCCTACCCCGGCGTGGCGGCCGAGGAGGCGGGGCAGGCGGTCGCCATCGCGGAGCTCATCCGGCTGATGTCGACGCTGCGGGTGCCCGTGGTCACCCTCGTCACCGGCGAGGGCGGCAGCGGCGGCGCGCTGGCGTTGGCGGTGGCCGACCAGGTGCTGATCTGCTCGAACGGGACCTACTCGGTGATCAGCCCCGAGGGGTGCGCCGCGATCCTGTGGGACGACCCCGCGATGGCCCCGGCGGCGGCGCGCGCCCTCCGGGTCGACGCCGGGAACCTGTTGCGGCTGGGCGTCGTGGACGGCGTCGTGGTCGAACCCGACGGCGGCAGCCAGGCCGACCACCACACCGCCGCCCACCGCGTCCGGGCCGCCCTGGCGACCACCGTGCGCGCACTGTCCGAAGTGGATGCAGCCACCGCGGTGGCCGCCCGGTACGAGCGGTTCCGGGCGTTCGGCTCGCCGGGGCGGGGCCGGGGCACACCGGGAAGCGAGGGACCGCGATGACGCAGGTAGTGGGCAACCACCTGGACCGGGGGTTCGGCATCCCCGAGTCCGACGAGCTCGACGGCATCGGCGAGCAGCACAGCGGCGAACAGCCCAGCGGCGAGGGGCGCGGTGGCGAGGGGCGCGGTGGCGAGGGGCGCGGTGGCGAGGGGCGCGGTGGCGAGGGGCGCGGCGGCGAGGGGCACAGCGGCGAGGGGCACAGCGGCGAGGGGCACAGCGGCGAGGGGCGCGGTGGCGAACTGCCCGGCGGCGAACTGCCCGGCGGCGAGCAGCGTGGCGGCGAGTTGCCCGGCCTGCTCGACCGGGTGCGCGACAACGCCGTGCGGCTGGCCGCCGAGTTGCCCGGCACGCCGCGCGTCCTGCGGGTGCGGGCGGGCGCGGTGGCCGTCGAGGTCGAGTGGCCGCCGGACCGGGACCCCGCCGAGCACGCCGTCGAGCGGCCCGAGCGGGGTGGGGGATCCGAGCGGGGCGGGGGATCCGAGCCGGCCGCGCCGGCGACGGGTGCGTTCCTCACCGCGCCGACGGTCGGTGTCTTCTACCACGCGCCGGACCCCGGCTCCGCGCCGTTCGTCCGCGCGGGCGACACCGTCGTGGTCGGCCAGCAGATCGGCATCGTCGAGGCGATGAAGCTCATGATCCCGGTGCGGGCGGACGTCGGCGGCCGGGTGACCGAGGTGCTCAAGGGCAACGGCGAAGCCGTCGAGTACGGCGAGCCGCTGTTCGCGCTCGCCCCGGTCGACGCGGGCTGAAGGGGGAGCGGTGTTCGAGAAGGTACTGGTGGCGAACCGGGGCGAGATCGCGCTCCGGGTGGCGCGCACGTGCCGCGAGATGGGCATCAGGGTCGTCGCCGTGCACTCGACGGCGGACGAGGACTCCGCGGTGGTCGCCTACGCCGGCGAGGCGGTGCGGATCGGCCCCGCCGCAGCCAAGCGCAGCTACCTCGACATCGCGGCCGTGGTGGAGGCGGCGCTGCGCGTCGGGGCGGACGCGGTCCACCCCGGCTACGGCTTCCTGTCCGAGGACGCCGACTTCGCCGAGGTGTGCCGGGACCACGGCCTCGCGTTCATCGGCCCGCCACCGGAGGTGATCGCCCGGCTCGGGGACAAGACCGCGGCCCGCGAGCTGATGGCGCGGGCGGGCATGGCGATGCTGCCGGGCAGCCTGCACGCGCTGCGCTCGGCGGAGGAGGCGCGCCGGGTCGCCGACGACATCGGCTACCCGGTCATCATCAAGGCCGCCGCGGGCGGTGGCGGCAAGGGCATGAGGGTCGTGCACGACGCTGCGGCGCTGATCCCCGCCTACCACGAGACCAGGGCGGGCGCGCAGGCACTGTTCGGCGACTCCAGGGTCTACGTCGAGCGCTACCTGCCCGACGCGCGGCACGTCGAGATCCAGGTGCTCGCCGACGGGCACGGCACCGCGATCCACCTCGGCGCGCGGGACTGCTCGGTGCAGCGGCGGCACCAGAAGCTCGTCGAGGAGAGCCCCGCGCCGGGCCTGCCCGCGGACCTCGTCGAGCGGATGGGGCGGGCGGCGGTGCGCGGCGCGCTCACCGCGGGCTACGTCGGCGCGGGGACCTTCGAGTTCCTGCTCGCCCCGGACGGCGAGTTCTACTTCATGGAGGTCAACTGCCGCATCCAGGTCGAGCACCCCGTCACCGAGATGGTCACCGGCGTGGACCTGGTCCGCGAGCAGGTCCGCATCGCCGCGGGCGAGCCGCTGGCGCTGCGCGAGCACGACGTCCGGCCGCGCGGGGTGTCCGTCGAGTGCCGCGTCAACGTGGAGGACCCGGACCGCGACTTCGCGCCCGCCCCCGGCCTGCTGGCGGAGTTCGTGCCGCCCGGCGGCCCGTTCGTCCGGGTCGACACCCACGGCTACCCCGGCTACCGCGTGCCCGCGTTCTACGACTCGCTGCTGGCCAAGGTCGTGGTGTGGGCCCCGGACCGGGAGCAGGCGCTGGATCGCATGGACCGCGCGCTGGCCGACTTCCGGGTGCGCGGACCCGGCGTGCACACCACCGCCGGGTTCCTGCGCGACGTGCTGCGCGACCCGGCCTTCCGCTCCGGCGAGCACAGCACCGCCATCGTCGACCGGCTGCTGGCGCAGCGCGCCGCCTGACCACCGCACCACCGAATCGAAGGAGAGGGACATGCCGCAGGCAACCCGGCGGGTCGCCGTCGTCACGGGAGCCACCAGCGGGATCGGGCTGGCCATCACCAGGGTGCTGGCCGAGCAGGGCCACAAGGTGTTCCTGTGCTCCCGCAACGCCGACAACGTCAAGGCGACCGTGGAGGAGCTGCGCGCGGAGGGCTTCGAGGTGGACGGCACCACCTGCGACGTCGGCTCGCCCCAGGAGGTGCGCTCGTTCGTCACCGCGGCCGTCGAGCGCTACGGGCCGGTCGACATCCTGGTCAACAACGCGGGCCGCAGCGGCGGCGGCGTGACCGCCGACCTCACCGACGAGCTGTGGTTCGACGTGGTCAACACCAACCTCAACAGCGTGTTCCTGATGGCGCGCGACGTGCTCACCGTCGGCGGCATGAGGGCCAAGT
This DNA window, taken from Saccharothrix variisporea, encodes the following:
- a CDS encoding beta-ketoacyl-[acyl-carrier-protein] synthase family protein — encoded protein: MSRRVVITGVGVLAPGGTGTKAFWRLLEEGRTATRRITSFDPSPFRSQVAAEVDFDPELHGLGPQEIRRMDRAAQLAVVAAREAVADSGVEPGGLDPHRVGVTIGSAVGATTGLDREYRVVSDGGRTWLVDHEYAVPHLYNYFVPSSFAAEVAWSVGAEGPASVVSTGCTSGLDSVALACELIREGTADVMVAGATDAPISPITVACFDAIKATTPRNDDPEHASRPFDRTRNGFVLGEGAAVFVLEEYESARKRGAQLYAEIAGYASRCNAFHMTGLRPDGAEMAEAIRVAMDEARVNPEDIDYVNAHGSGTKQNDRHETAAFKHSLGEHAYRTPVSSIKSMVGHSLGAIGSIEIAASVLAMRHDVVPPTANLSTPDPECDLDYVPREAREWRTDTVLTVGSGFGGFQTAMVLAQPDRGRA
- a CDS encoding ketosynthase chain-length factor; translation: MSAAPVVVTGLGVTAPNGLGTAEYWAATLAGRGGIGPITRFDATGYPARLAGEVPGFEASEHLPSRLLPQTDHMTRLALVAADWALADAGVTPGELPSFDVGVVTSSSAGGFEFGQRELENLWSKGGEHVSAYQSFAWFYAVNTGQISIRNGARGPSGVVISDQAGGLDAVAQARRQIRRGTGLIVSGGVDGSICPWGWAARLADDRLSTTDEPDRAYLPFDPAAAGHVPGEGGAILVLEDREFARRRGAARVYGEIAGYGATFDPKPGSGREPGLRRAVELALADAGVEAGDVDVVFADAAATPDLDREEAGAVAAVFGPRGVPVTAPKTMTGRLLSGAAALDLVAALLSIRDGVIPPTTNVSADPAYALDLVTGAPRAAAVRTALVLARGHGGFNSAVVVRAA
- a CDS encoding acyl carrier protein, with product MASQTITIDDLKRILRDAAGADEGVDLDGDILDAEFAELGYDSLALLETASRITREYGIKLDDDAAVGATTPRELLKVINDD
- the accD gene encoding acetyl-CoA carboxylase, carboxyltransferase subunit beta; its protein translation is MTTEGGTATTTAGAALDGVDWTVCPGCDALLYGKRLARNHHVCPDCGAHHRLTAHARIAQLLDPEGLELLDVPADVHDVLEFTDTKPYPDRLAAARAATGLSEAVVLATGTIEGNPVVAAVMDFRFLGGSLGSAVGESITRAAELALATRTPLLIVSASGGARMQEGVLSLMQMAKTSQALGRLDEAGVLTLSLVTDPTYGGVAASFATLCDVIIAEPGARLGFAGPRVIRQTIGQTLPPGFQTAEFLLEHGLVDLVCRRGALRPTLARLLSVAGVDRTVGLGVDPDRAGGGSAAGPEVVVRDPGRLPGIDAWQAVRIARDLDRPTTLDHLALAFDDFQELHGDRVGGDCPAIVGGTARLDGMPVVVVGHQKGRTVGELVARNYGMATPAGYRKAARLVRLADKLRLPVVTFVDTPGAYPGVAAEEAGQAVAIAELIRLMSTLRVPVVTLVTGEGGSGGALALAVADQVLICSNGTYSVISPEGCAAILWDDPAMAPAAARALRVDAGNLLRLGVVDGVVVEPDGGSQADHHTAAHRVRAALATTVRALSEVDAATAVAARYERFRAFGSPGRGRGTPGSEGPR
- a CDS encoding acetyl-CoA carboxylase biotin carboxyl carrier protein, encoding MTQVVGNHLDRGFGIPESDELDGIGEQHSGEQPSGEGRGGEGRGGEGRGGEGRGGEGRGGEGHSGEGHSGEGHSGEGRGGELPGGELPGGEQRGGELPGLLDRVRDNAVRLAAELPGTPRVLRVRAGAVAVEVEWPPDRDPAEHAVERPERGGGSERGGGSEPAAPATGAFLTAPTVGVFYHAPDPGSAPFVRAGDTVVVGQQIGIVEAMKLMIPVRADVGGRVTEVLKGNGEAVEYGEPLFALAPVDAG
- a CDS encoding acetyl-CoA carboxylase biotin carboxylase subunit, with amino-acid sequence MFEKVLVANRGEIALRVARTCREMGIRVVAVHSTADEDSAVVAYAGEAVRIGPAAAKRSYLDIAAVVEAALRVGADAVHPGYGFLSEDADFAEVCRDHGLAFIGPPPEVIARLGDKTAARELMARAGMAMLPGSLHALRSAEEARRVADDIGYPVIIKAAAGGGGKGMRVVHDAAALIPAYHETRAGAQALFGDSRVYVERYLPDARHVEIQVLADGHGTAIHLGARDCSVQRRHQKLVEESPAPGLPADLVERMGRAAVRGALTAGYVGAGTFEFLLAPDGEFYFMEVNCRIQVEHPVTEMVTGVDLVREQVRIAAGEPLALREHDVRPRGVSVECRVNVEDPDRDFAPAPGLLAEFVPPGGPFVRVDTHGYPGYRVPAFYDSLLAKVVVWAPDREQALDRMDRALADFRVRGPGVHTTAGFLRDVLRDPAFRSGEHSTAIVDRLLAQRAA
- the fabG gene encoding 3-oxoacyl-ACP reductase FabG, translated to MPQATRRVAVVTGATSGIGLAITRVLAEQGHKVFLCSRNADNVKATVEELRAEGFEVDGTTCDVGSPQEVRSFVTAAVERYGPVDILVNNAGRSGGGVTADLTDELWFDVVNTNLNSVFLMARDVLTVGGMRAKSWGRIVNIASTAGKQGVVLGAPYSASKHGVVGFTKALGNELAKTGITVNAVCPGYVETPMAQRVRQGYAAAWHTSEEEVMDRFQAKIPLGRYSTPEEVAGMVGYLTSDVAASVTSQAINVCGGLGNF